From Acidimicrobiia bacterium:
AACGGGCATGAGCCGGCCCTCCGGTCCGTCGGGGCAGTACAGCAGGGCCCGCGCGGCCGCACAAGGGAGTCAGCGCACCTCGCGCAAGCGTCCGGTCTCGACGTCGTACACGAACCCGCGCACCGCGTCACGTTCGGGGATGAACGGGTTGGCGCGGATGCGGGCGATCGACTGGCGCACGTCGCCGTCGACGTCCGTGAACGCCTCGAGCGCGAACGGTGGGCGCAGACCGGTCTCGGACTCGATCTCGTCCTTCACCGGGTCGTCGCGGAACCGCAGCATCCCGCAGTCGGTGTGGTGGACGAGCACGATCTCCTCCGTCCCGAGCAGGCGCTGGGACACGACGAGCGACCGGACCACGTCCTCGGTGATCACGCCGCCCGCGTTGCGGATCACGTGCGCGTCACCGGACTCCAGGCCCAGCGCGCGTGCCGGGTCGAGTCGCGCGTCCATGCACGCGACGACCGCGACGCGCGGCCCCTTGGGCGCGCCGGCACGGACCGAGAACGACTCGGCGAACCGCTTGTTGTTCTCGAGCAGCTCGTCGGTGACCGACATGCACGTCCTCCTCGTTGCCCCGTCGTGGGCGACGATTCTTACGGCGCGGCGGCGGGCGACTCCACCTCGGCCTTGATCCGTTCGAGGGTCGTGCGCATGCCGTTGCGGTTCGTCCGGCCGCGTGCCCAACCGAGCAGCGCCCAGTAGATGCGCATCGGCCACACGTCGCGCAGCTCGAACGACTCCGTCACGTCCGTGCCGTCACCGGCCGGCTGCATCCGGTACCGCCACGTGTTGAGCGGCTTGTCGCCCGGCCCGACGCCGAACGCGAACTCGCGCGGAGGATCGCACGTGACGACCGTGCACGTCGTCCAGTAGACGGGCCACTTCTGGTTCCGCTTGACGTGGCCGCGAAAGCGCGCCCCGACCGCGGGGCCGGTCGCGCCGTCGAGCCACTCGGCCTCGAACGTCTCCGGGCTGTAGCGGCCGATCTTCGTCACGTCGCTGACGAGGTCCCAGACGTTCTCGGGCGGGACGGACATGTGGACGGTGACCGATCCGTGCATGACCGCCACCGTACGACCCGGGACGCGACCGTGCCGGTCAGCGGCTCGCCGAGGACCGGAACTTGCGGATCGACAGCGCCGCGAACACGACGGTGATCCCGACCGCCCACGCGAGCGCGATCCACGGGTCGTTGCCCGCCGGGCGGCCGTTGTACAGCGCGCGGCTGGCGTCGGTCACGATCGTGAACGGGTTGTGCTCGGCGATCGGGCGCAACCAGCTCGGCATGTTCTGCGGCGACACGAATGCCGAGGAGATGAACGTCAGCGGGAACATCCACACGAAGCCCGCGGAGTTCGCGGCCTCCACGGACTTCACGGACAGGCCGATGAGCGCCTGGATCCAGCTGAACGCGTAGGAGAAGAAGAACAGCAGCGCGGTCGCCGCCACACCGCCGAGCAACGAGCCCTCGAACCGGAACCCGATCGCGAACGCGACGGCCAGCATGATGACGAACGCGAGCAGGTTGCGGACGACGTCGCTCATCGTGCGGCCGATGAGCACCGCGGACTGGTACATCGGCAGCGACCGCAGCCGGTCGACGAAGCCCTTGGTCAGGTCGTCGGCGATGCCGATCCCCGTGAACGTCGACCCGAACAGGACGGTCTGGGCGAAGATCCCGGGAACGACGAATTGCTTGTAGTTCGAGTACCCCGGCACCGAGACCGACCCGCCGAAGACGTACACGAACAGGACGACGAACATGATCGGCTGAATCACGACGAAGCCGACCAGGTCCGGGTTGCGCGGCAGGGCGCGCAGGTGACGCGTCGCCTCGGTCCACGAGTCGCGCAACACCCAGATGACGCCCCGCGGCGGCTCCTGCACCTCGCGGTCGACGGGAACGGTCGTCGCGGTCATCGCGCACCTCCCGCCGCGACGGGCTCGTGGTCGGGTTCCTCGTCGCGCTCCTCCTCGGCCGCGTGGCCCGTCAACGCGAAGAACACGTCGTCGAGCGTCGAGCGGCGGATGCCGACGTCCTGCACGTCGATCCCCGCGTCGTCGAGCGTTCGCACGACGCGCGGGACGAGGCCGCGTACGTCGCGGACGGGCACGAAGACGTGCCGTCCGTCGCCGTCGACGTGCGCGTCCCCGACCGCGAACTGCGCCAGCCGCGCGATCGTCTGCGGCACGGTCGCGGCGTCCGCGACGACGACCTCGATCTGCTCACCGCCGACGCGGCGCTTGAGCTCGGCCGACGTCCCCCGCTCGATCACCGTGCCGTGGTCGATGACCGCGATCTGGTCGGCGAGGCGATCGGCCTCCTCGAGGTACTGGGTGGTGAGCAGCGTCGTCATGCCACTCCGCACCAGCTCGTCGATCAGGTCCCACATCGCGTTGCGGCTCCGTGGGTCGAGACCGGTGGTCGGCTCGTCGAGGAAGAGCACCGACGGGCGGCCGACGAGGCTCATCGCGATGTCGAGACGCCGGCGCATGCCGCCCGAGTACGTCCGCACGACGCGCTTGGCCGCGAACTCCAGGTCGAAGCGCTCGATGAGCTCGCCCGCGCGCCGGCGCGCCTCCGGTCCGCGCGCGTGGAACAGGCGCGCCACGTGCTCGAGGTTCTCGAAGCCCGTCAACCGCTCGTCCACCGCCGCGTACTGACCGGTCAGACCAATGCGTGCACGCGCGCGGCGCGGCTCGCGCACGACGTCGATCCCGTCGATGAACGCGCTGCCCGCGTCGGGCTTCAGCAGCGTCGTGAGGATCCGGACCGCGGTCGTCTTCCCGGCACCGTTCGGCCCGAGGACACCGAGCACGGTGGCGCGCTCGACCACGAGGTCGACGCCGCAGAGCGCCTGCGTGCTCCCGAATCGCTTCACCAGCCCGTGGGCTTCCACCGCGTGCATGAGCTCGCCACCCTATCGACGCCGCCGACCGTCCTCGGAGCGCATTTCACGCGCTCGAACGGTCTGACGACGACACGCGGCGACGGATCTCATCGGCGCGCGGCGCACGTGCGCCGCGGGTCACACGGGCGCGGCCGCAGCGAGCGGCCTCCGCTCAGTCCTCGGCGTGGGTCGGGTGCAGCCGCTGCGCGAACAGGAACCGGAAGATCAGCGTCGACGCGTCG
This genomic window contains:
- a CDS encoding carbonic anhydrase, whose protein sequence is MSVTDELLENNKRFAESFSVRAGAPKGPRVAVVACMDARLDPARALGLESGDAHVIRNAGGVITEDVVRSLVVSQRLLGTEEIVLVHHTDCGMLRFRDDPVKDEIESETGLRPPFALEAFTDVDGDVRQSIARIRANPFIPERDAVRGFVYDVETGRLREVR
- a CDS encoding SRPBCC family protein, with amino-acid sequence MHGSVTVHMSVPPENVWDLVSDVTKIGRYSPETFEAEWLDGATGPAVGARFRGHVKRNQKWPVYWTTCTVVTCDPPREFAFGVGPGDKPLNTWRYRMQPAGDGTDVTESFELRDVWPMRIYWALLGWARGRTNRNGMRTTLERIKAEVESPAAAP
- a CDS encoding ATP-binding cassette domain-containing protein, whose translation is MHAVEAHGLVKRFGSTQALCGVDLVVERATVLGVLGPNGAGKTTAVRILTTLLKPDAGSAFIDGIDVVREPRRARARIGLTGQYAAVDERLTGFENLEHVARLFHARGPEARRRAGELIERFDLEFAAKRVVRTYSGGMRRRLDIAMSLVGRPSVLFLDEPTTGLDPRSRNAMWDLIDELVRSGMTTLLTTQYLEEADRLADQIAVIDHGTVIERGTSAELKRRVGGEQIEVVVADAATVPQTIARLAQFAVGDAHVDGDGRHVFVPVRDVRGLVPRVVRTLDDAGIDVQDVGIRRSTLDDVFFALTGHAAEEERDEEPDHEPVAAGGAR
- a CDS encoding ABC transporter permease; the encoded protein is MTATTVPVDREVQEPPRGVIWVLRDSWTEATRHLRALPRNPDLVGFVVIQPIMFVVLFVYVFGGSVSVPGYSNYKQFVVPGIFAQTVLFGSTFTGIGIADDLTKGFVDRLRSLPMYQSAVLIGRTMSDVVRNLLAFVIMLAVAFAIGFRFEGSLLGGVAATALLFFFSYAFSWIQALIGLSVKSVEAANSAGFVWMFPLTFISSAFVSPQNMPSWLRPIAEHNPFTIVTDASRALYNGRPAGNDPWIALAWAVGITVVFAALSIRKFRSSASR